The Arctopsyche grandis isolate Sample6627 chromosome 10, ASM5162203v2, whole genome shotgun sequence genome window below encodes:
- the LOC143918080 gene encoding salivary endonuclease-like gives MVFSSSQVIYFIVFVLNFHINSGQECVWNLNRDLPANDPIYLKDGADPELLIPNSTGLKLALNESMILLCPGKSNTLSGNGLQEITATCIDNNKLLYNGANYTLKALSCKNPSYSDLKPTGINCADGNGEILKIGFTSSKGLVPLIEVCYNKLNETTFYSNHTLYGKAIIGAQSQKKRPNFKVNGLTNGRVVSNQYKRNEQTKRFTTLLGSTQAEKYINKKSFLSRGHLAPGGDFIFRTWRFSSFYLVNVAPEWQTVNGGNWAKVEKLARDLANKKQEDLTIYTGTHGVLNMQSSQKTPTDLYLLDEMKLKVPKWFWKVIYSPSTSQGIAMITLNNPHVTNVTKSELLCKNICVGTHWERPDWTKFDKGYTYCCNVNDLIKTITFLPKMNITSNLLGNGITDKIPRKPKNIKIENKKD, from the exons ATGGTGTTTTCAAGTAGTCAAGTCATATATTTTATAgtgtttgttttaaatttccACATTAATTcag gtCAAGAATGCGTCTGGAATTTGAACAGAGATCTGCCGGCCAACGatccaatttatttaaaagatgGAGCAGATCCTGAATTATTAATACCAAATTCAACAGGCCTCAAATTAGCATTGAATGAAAGCATGATTTTGCTATGTCCAGGAAAATCTAATACGTTGTCCGGAAAtg GATTGCAGGAAATAACAGCAACTTGCATCGACAATAACAAGCTATTATATAATGGAGCGAATTATACTTTGAAAGCCCTCTCATGTAAGAATCCTAGTTATAGCGATTTAAAACCCACAGGGATCAATTGTGCTGATGGAAAtggagaaatattaaaaattgg aTTTACATCATCGAAAGGATTAGTACCGCTCATTGAAGTgtgttataataaattaaacgaaaCCACTTTTTATTCGAATCATACCCTTTATGGAAAAGCTATTATag gaGCTCAAAGTCAAAAGAAAAGGCCAAATTTTAAAGTGAATGGTCTAACTAACGGAAGGGTCGTATCGAACCAATACAAACGAAATGAACAAACGAAAAGATTCACCACACTTTTGGGATCAACACAAGCCGAAAagtatatcaataaaaaatcttTCTTGAGTAGAGGACATTTGGCTCCAGGTGGAGATTTCATTTTTAGAACTTGGAGATTTTCATCGTTTTATTTAGTGAACGTTGCACCTGAGTGGCAGACAGTAAACGGTGGAAACTGGGCCAAAGTTGAAAAATTAGCAAGAGATCTAGCAAATAAGAAACAGGAAGATTTGACTATATATACTGGAACTCATGGGGTCCTCAATATGCAGAGTTCACAGAAAACACCCACCGATTTGTATCTGCTGGATGAAATGAAGTTGAAAGTTCCTAAATGGTTTTGGAAAGTAATATATTCTCCAAGTACTTCTCAAGGAATCGCTATGATTACGTTGAACAATCCACACGTAACTAATGTTACTAAATCTGAATTGTTGTGCAAAAATATATGTGTCGGAACTCATTGGGAAAGACCTGACTGGACCAAATTCGATAAAGGCTATACGTATTGCTGTAATGTCAATGATTTGATAAAAACTATCACTTTTCTCCCGAAAATGAACATTACTTCTAACTTGCTGGGAAATGGAATTACCGATAAAATACCCAGGAAaccaaaaaacataaaaatcgaaaataagAAAGATTAA
- the LOC143918081 gene encoding salivary endonuclease-like has protein sequence MDSKTVLVLLAVLIWKTCGISAQGCLWNLNTDLPVKDPIYLKSSSNANFLIPNNASGLSLAINENVVLACPGKSNTINGTGLQELTATCTTNNELLFSNKMYKLNALECSNTTSSDLEYSKVSCAGGRGEIFKIGFKTSKGTAYLIDVCYDKVNEASFYAINTIYGKAINGAEIESDRPSFRTLGLTNGTTTANMYKQTEELKSFTILLGLKQAEKYITDASYLARGHLAPDADFLFGSWSFATYFLVNAAPEWQVVNAGNWLRVENLARDVAAQRQEDLQIITGTHSVLQLPNESGTMVDIYLMTPNKLRVPKWYWKIIYSPATKEGIALVTLNNPHVTSINVGEMFCKNICLETNWSRAEWANFSKGFTFCCGVNDLISAVGTLSPMIVTGNMTGPTV, from the exons ATGGACTCTAAAACGGTTTTGGTTTTATTGGCTGTTTTAATTTGGAAAACATGTGGAATATcag CTCAAGGATGCCTTTGGAATTTAAACACAGATCTTCCAGTTAAAGACCCAATATATTTGAAAAGCTCCAGCAACGCAAATTTTTTAATACCTAATAATGCTTCGGGATTATCTTTGGCTATCAATGAAAACGTGGTTTTGGCATGTCCTGGAAAATCTAACACTATAAACGGAACAG GTTTACAGGAATTGACAGCAACTTGCACaacaaacaatgaactattattttctaataaaatgtataaattaaatgcaTTGGAATGTTCTAACACCACTTCAAGTGATCTTGAATATTCTAAAGTAAGCTGTGCTGGAGGACGaggagaaatatttaaaattgg attcAAAACTTCTAAAGGAACAGCATATCTTATCGACGTATGCTACGACAAAGTTAACGAAGCTTCATTCTACGCCATAAATACCATTTATGGAAAGGCAATAAATG gaGCAGAAATTGAATCCGATCGACCATCTTTTCGTACTCTAGGATTAACTAACGGCACAACTACAGCTAATATGTATAAGCAAACTGAAGAGTTGAAATCCTTTACAATACTTTTAGGACTGAAACaagctgaaaaatatataacagaCGCTTCTTACTTAGCGAGAGGACATTTGGCTCCAGATGCTGATTTTTTGTTCGGATCCTGGAGTTTCGCAACGTACTTTTTAGTCAATGCTGCTCCAGAATGGCAAGTCGTTAACGCTGGAAATTGGCTCAGGGTGGAAAATCTAGCCAGGGATGTAGCCGCCCAAAGACAAGAGGATTTACAGATAATAACAGGCACTCACTCTGTTCTCCAGCTTCCAAATGAATCCGGAACAAtggttgatatttatttaatgactcCGAACAAGTTGCGTGTGCCCAAATGGTATTGGAAGATAATTTATTCACCGGCTACTAAAGAAGGGATTGCACTAGTGACACTGAATAATCCACATGTCACTTCGATTAACGTTGGGGAGATGTTCTGTAAAAATATTTGCCTTGAGACAAACTGGTCCAGAGCCGAATGGGCTAACTTTTCTAAAGGATTCACTTTTTGCTGTGGCGTAAATGATCTTATAAGTGCCGTAGGGACACTCTCACCTATGATCGTCACTGGAAACATGACCGGACCCACTGTTTAG
- the LOC143917653 gene encoding chymotrypsin-like elastase family member 2A, which translates to MFIQYFRIPKKCTLPEYPENGSYLVNDEVKLPGSKVSAFTVLIYSCNEHYKSNGTDNTYCKADGTWKDAVQCIKTCKPLNSLTVDLQCTSKGLLIDCNEPMPSGTKVAVSCKQHHVNSIYNNVELNCDQGSWDHTLPSCESDCGLEVPEGTGLILGGRKEMRKHSPWNVGIFHKNYNNQFEMICGGNIISRKFIISTAVCFSNSNAIRDDVNKYAIAAGKYYRDWNNTNDEINEQKTKVVGWGITRVGDLSSNSNTLKRADISVITYDQCRESFKNQPEFLKYVTPHIICAGAPANGTTVCNGDSGAGLVFPSSERGQKRWYLTGLVSVGSLDDTRMTCANNSYTIFTNIYKNADFIHSVLKRY; encoded by the exons ATGTTCATTCAATATTTCAGAATACCGAAAAAGTGCACGCTTCCGGAATACCCGGAAAATGGTAGTTATCTAGTCAACGACGAGGTGAAATTACCAGGTTCTAAAGTAAGTGCGTTTACAGTTTTGATCTATTCGTGCAATGAACATTATAAGTCGAATGGAACAGACAATACTTATTGCAAAGCAGATGGCACATGGAAAGACGCAGTACAGTGTATCA AGACGTGTAAGCCATTGAATTCATTGACAGTCGACTTACAGTGCACTTCCAAGGGTTTATTGATCGATTGCAACGAACCAATGCCTAGTGGCACAAAAGTAGCCGTATCTTGTAAGCAACATCACGTCAATTCAATCTACAATAATGTGGAATTAAATTGCGATCAGGGCTCATGGGACCACACATTACCTAGTTGCGAATCAg ATTGTGGATTGGAAGTTCCAGAAGGAACAGGACTAATATTAGGTGGAAGAAAGGAAATGCGAAAACACTCCCCTTGGAATGTAGGCATTTTCCACAAAAATTACAACAATCAGTTTGAAATGATTTGCGGCGGAAATATAATAAGCAGAAAATTCATCATAAgca ctGCTGTTTGCTTTTCTAATAGTAATGCAATTAGAGACGATGTGAATAAATATGCCATAGCAGCCGGAAAGTATTATAGGGATTGGAATAACACAAACGATGAAATTAACGAACAAAAAACCAAG gTAGTTGGTTGGGGCATAACCAGAGTGGGAGATTTGTCATCAAATTCGAACACATTAAAGAGAGCAGATATATCAGTTATAACTTATGATCAATGCAGAGAAAGTTTCAAAAACCAacctgaatttttaaaatacgtcACCCCTCATATAATCTGCGCCGGTGCACCTGCCAACG GTACAACTGTATGCAATGGAGACAGTGGAGCTGGCTTAGTCTTCCCAAGTTCCGAAAGGGGTCAAAAACGTTGGTATTTGACGGGTTTGGTCAGCGTGGGAAGTTTGGATGACACTAGAATGACTTGTGCTAACAACAGCTACACTATATTTACTAATATCTACAAGAACGCTGATTTTATCCATTCTGTATTAAAGCGATATTGA